AACATTACCTGCTATATAAAAAAGTAAGGGAGGAGTACAAGATATGGAACAATAACTAAAACTTAAGCTTAAACCAGTAATAAATAATTCTAAAGGGATATTTTTCTCCATATTTTTAGAAAACTAAGACTCATAATTTTAGCAAAAAGAATAAAAAAAACAGTGGTTATAATCCCAAAAAGGGGAATAAAAAATGGAGCTATCAAAAGTGCTCCCAGGACTGCCCCTAAAAGATCCGATGCATATAGTATTCCAGCTAATTTTCCAACCCTTTTTTCCTTTTCAAGATATATACTACTTGCAAGAGGAAATTGAAGTCCCACAAGAAATCCTATAGAAAGGTTCAGTATATATAATAAAGATTCAAGAATAAAGGATAGCTTTAGAGTATAGGTAAAAAGAAGTAAAATAATAAAAAGAAGAATAAAAGAATAAGAAGTTATTAATATCTCTATTTTCATTAATGTATCATATTTTCTTCTAATTTTCTCAATTTTAGAAGTCATGCAATATCCACCTAAAGCAAGCCCCAACATAAATGAAGAAACTAGAATACCTATTTTATGATAAAGGTATCCTAAAAGAATCTGAAAGGAAAAAATCAAAAGGATATTAAAGGTGAAACCAAAGAATCCTGTAGTTATTATAGTGAAGATAACAGGAGCAATGGTATGCCTTCTTAAAAATAAAAGGGGAAAAAGGAAAATAATAAGAAAATACCACCATGGTATTTTTTGTATCCTCTGAAAAAAGCTTCTGCTTTGGGGATAGGAAATAATATTAAAAAGGGAAAGGCTATAAAAGGTTGCAATGGGACGGGTATCCTTATTTATTTTAACTTCTTCTTTTAATAAATTTTTTAAAAAGATTAGAGATCTTTCTTTGGAAAATTTATAATAAATATAGGGCAAAGTTAGAAGATTTGTTTTTATATTTCTTCTATGAAAACGTTCTGAAATTTCTTCTAAGGAAGGAATATTTTCTTTTTTTAGAAAGGACACAAAGATACAAAAATCTCCAGGAATTACTAGAACCTCTGGAAATATTTCTTTTAAAGTTTCCCAAATACACCTATTAAGTTTTACTATCTCTTCATCCATGTAAGACTCTGAGGCAGGAAGTCCTAAAGAAAAAATTCCATAAGAAGTTAATTTTTTTGATATCTCTGTGAAAAACTCCTTAGTGTAAAATCTATTCAATTGAAGGGTAGAAGGTGGAGGAAAATTCAAAATTATTACATCGTATTTACTTTCTTTTGTTTTTACAAAGAATCTTGCATCGGTAATTTCAAAATTTATCTTTAAATCATATTTATAGGGTAGAAATTTAGAAGAAAGTTCAATAATCAAAGGATCTAACTCCACATAATCTATCTCCACATTATGTTTAGAGATCTCTTTTAAAACTCCTCCCATCCCTCCTCCTAATAAAAGAACCCTTCTAGGGGAAGGATGAAGAAGAAGTGAAAGATGAGCAAGCTCCTCATTAAAGGCTATATCGGGATAAGGAGAAGTAAAAAGAAGAAGCCCATTCTCATAAAAATTTAGCTGATCATTAATTTTAGTTATACTAATATTTCCATATATGGAATCTTCCTCATAAATTAATTTTTGATTAATCCATTGCCATTCTCGAGAGTATTTATTTAATTGGATAATATATTGAGAGGGAAGAAGATATAAACTAAATCCCAGTAGAGATATGATAAAAAGAAAAGAAAAAGAGGGAATCTTAATAAGAAGTAAAGAAGAGAAAAGATTTATTATCCCAGCAATAATTGCTATCTGTAAGGGATTAAAATGGTAAACTAAAAAGAAGGTAAAAAGAAAACCTCCTAATACACATCCTATAGCCTCTGCAATATAAATCCTACCTATATTTATAGAAGAATTTCCATTAAGAGAAAGAAGTCTACACCCTAAAGAAAATTGAAATCCGTTAAGGATACAGGAAGGAGCAAGAACTAGAAAAGAAGAAAAAAATATAATAGGGAGGGATACCATTTCTATTCCTTCAATTCCCATAAGAGAATTTATTTTTCTTGCGAAAAGAATCTGAAGGGGAAGAATCAAAAAGAAAAGAATCTGAGTAAGAGGAAAGAAAGAAAATTTTTTAGGTATTTTATCAGTGTATCTTCCTAATATTCCGCTTCCTATAGCAGTGAGGATTAGCCAGTTTGCAAAGATTACTCCCAAGGATAGCTCATTTCCCTGAAAATTTACGATAAGTTCTCGGGTCAATACTACCTGAGCTATAGTTTCTCCTATTCCTACTGCAAGGAAGGAGATTAGGAGAAGATTATTTTTATTCCCATACACCAGGGATCCTATGATTGCAGAACTTACATTTTCCTCCCTTAATATTATTCTCTAAGACTTGAAAATGGATCCTCTTAATTACTACCTTTTTACATTTGGGGCAAAAGGTACTGTTTGCTACATGTCCAGGAACATTACCGATGGTTACATATTCCAATCCTACTTCCATGGCAATATTTCTTGCCTTCTCTAAGGTTTCAATAGGAGTTGGAGGAAGACGGTTCAATTTATAGGCAGGGAAAAATCTTGTAAAATGTACTGGGACTTCTTTCCCTAAATTATCTCTTATCCAGATACACATTTCCCTTATCTTATCTAAATTATCGTTTAAAGTGGGAATTATAAGGCAGGTAATTTCAAACCATACTCCTGATTTTTTAATGGTTTTTAAGGTAGAGAGAACAGGTTCCAAATCTGAAAAAGATGTTTCTCTATAAAACTCAGAAGTAAATCCCTTTAAATCCACACAAACTGCATCAAGATATTTGAGAATTTCCTTTAAGGGCTCCTGATTTATAGCCCCATTAGTATGAAGATATACTCTTAATCCATGTTTTTTAGCAAGTCTTGATACATCATATACCCATTCATAAAAGGTTGTGGGCTCGTTATAGGTAAAAGATATGGAAGAACAGCCATATCCTCGAGCTTTAGAAACTGCTTCTTCGGGAGAAAGATAGGGAAGTTTAAGCTCATCTTGAGTGCGTGTGGAAAGATGCCAGTTATGGCAAAAACTGCATTTGAAATTACAGCCTGCAGTACCAAAGCATAGGGTAAAGGTTCCTGGAAGAAAATGAAGAAGGGGCTCTTTTTCTACGGGATCAATCTGGGCAGTTACTCTCCCATAAACTAAAGTATAAAGGGTTCCCTTTTTATTTATTCTATTGGTACAATAACCTCTTCCTCCATCGGGTATGGTACAACGTCTAAAACAAAGTTGACATTGGACCATATTATTGGGAAGCTTAATGTAATACTTGGCTTCTACATCTCTTTCTTTAGAAGATAGGGATTTTTTTAGTAGCTCTAATTCTAAAGAGGGAATAGGTGTATCTCCTTTAAAAATCATGGCTCCTCCTGCTATCAAAAAGGAAAGAAGAAATATAATCTGAAGGAAAACGTAAAAATTATCTTTTAATTTTTTGAATTTCAATTTAATCCCTCCTTAATAAATATTATACCCTCTATAATCTGTGTTTTCAAATAAATTACAGGACTTCCAGATTATTCATAACTAAAACTTGAGGATAAAATTCTTTAATCCTTTGTTGATTTTCCTAATGGTTATCTTTTTTATAAGCGGTTTTATTCCAATAGATATTACACCACCAGTGGTTGAAATAATAACCCCTAAAGATGGAGATGAGGTATCAGGAAAAGTGAATATAAAAATCGAAGCAGTGGATAATGTAAGAGTAGAAAGAGTAGAGCTTT
This DNA window, taken from Dictyoglomus sp., encodes the following:
- a CDS encoding fused MFS/spermidine synthase is translated as MYGNKNNLLLISFLAVGIGETIAQVVLTRELIVNFQGNELSLGVIFANWLILTAIGSGILGRYTDKIPKKFSFFPLTQILFFLILPLQILFARKINSLMGIEGIEMVSLPIIFFSSFLVLAPSCILNGFQFSLGCRLLSLNGNSSINIGRIYIAEAIGCVLGGFLFTFFLVYHFNPLQIAIIAGIINLFSSLLLIKIPSFSFLFIISLLGFSLYLLPSQYIIQLNKYSREWQWINQKLIYEEDSIYGNISITKINDQLNFYENGLLLFTSPYPDIAFNEELAHLSLLLHPSPRRVLLLGGGMGGVLKEISKHNVEIDYVELDPLIIELSSKFLPYKYDLKINFEITDARFFVKTKESKYDVIILNFPPPSTLQLNRFYTKEFFTEISKKLTSYGIFSLGLPASESYMDEEIVKLNRCIWETLKEIFPEVLVIPGDFCIFVSFLKKENIPSLEEISERFHRRNIKTNLLTLPYIYYKFSKERSLIFLKNLLKEEVKINKDTRPIATFYSLSLFNIISYPQSRSFFQRIQKIPWWYFLIIFLFPLLFLRRHTIAPVIFTIITTGFFGFTFNILLIFSFQILLGYLYHKIGILVSSFMLGLALGGYCMTSKIEKIRRKYDTLMKIEILITSYSFILLFIILLLFTYTLKLSFILESLLYILNLSIGFLVGLQFPLASSIYLEKEKRVGKLAGILYASDLLGAVLGALLIAPFFIPLFGIITTVFFILFAKIMSLSFLKIWRKISL
- the amrS gene encoding AmmeMemoRadiSam system radical SAM enzyme, with amino-acid sequence MKFKKLKDNFYVFLQIIFLLSFLIAGGAMIFKGDTPIPSLELELLKKSLSSKERDVEAKYYIKLPNNMVQCQLCFRRCTIPDGGRGYCTNRINKKGTLYTLVYGRVTAQIDPVEKEPLLHFLPGTFTLCFGTAGCNFKCSFCHNWHLSTRTQDELKLPYLSPEEAVSKARGYGCSSISFTYNEPTTFYEWVYDVSRLAKKHGLRVYLHTNGAINQEPLKEILKYLDAVCVDLKGFTSEFYRETSFSDLEPVLSTLKTIKKSGVWFEITCLIIPTLNDNLDKIREMCIWIRDNLGKEVPVHFTRFFPAYKLNRLPPTPIETLEKARNIAMEVGLEYVTIGNVPGHVANSTFCPKCKKVVIKRIHFQVLENNIKGGKCKFCNHRIPGVWE
- a CDS encoding Ig-like domain-containing protein; translation: MVIFFISGFIPIDITPPVVEIITPKDGDEVSGKVNIKIEAVDNVRVERVELYVNGVMVDEDYYEIG